From the genome of Clupea harengus unplaced genomic scaffold, Ch_v2.0.2, whole genome shotgun sequence, one region includes:
- the LOC122129290 gene encoding L-rhamnose-binding lectin CSL2-like, with translation GSKTSLLSIHQLQSFTCLSKYNICPSNPGSNVIHIHKANYGRTDKTTCSSGRPANQLSNTNCYAPTTLPIIRDRCEGKTTCAVQASHLIFSDPCGGIYKYLDISPAKYVIASMANWTVVCSNVIHIHKANYGRTDKTTCSSGRPANQLSNTNCYAPTTLPIIRDRCEGKTTCAVQASHLIFSDPCGGIYKYLDISYSYLDISYSCVPPSSNVIRIHTASYGRTDKTTCSSGRPANQLIKTDCSASTTLPIVRERCDGKERCTVMASSDIFPDRCPDTYKNLDISYSCVTEIMQ, from the exons TGGCAGTAAAACATCCTTGTTGTCGATACATCAACTGCAATCTTTTACCTGCTTGTCAAAATATAACATCTGTCCTTCCAACCCAGGTTCAAACGTAATCCACATCCACAAAGCTAATTACGGCCGGACAGATAAAACTACCTGCTCTTCTGGACGACCTGCAAATCAGCTCAGCAATACCAACTGCTACGCTCCCACAACACTCCCCATAATAAGGGATCG atgtgaaggaaaaacaacatgcgcggtgcaggcctcacaccttatcttctctgatccgtgtggtggcatctacaagtacctcgacatc AGTCCAGCCAAATATGTCATAGCCTCCATGGCgaactggactgtggtgt GTTCAAACGTAATCCACATCCACAAAGCTAATTACGGCCGGACAGATAAAACTACCTGTTCTTCTGGACGACCTGCAAATCAGCTCAGCAATACCAACTGCTACGCTCCCACAACACTCCCCATAATAAGGGATCG atgtgaaggaaaaacaacatgcgcggtgcaggcctcacaccttatcttctctgatccgtgtggtggcatctacaagtacctcgacatctcctacagc TACCTCGACATatcctacagctgtgttcctccaa gttCCAATGTAATCCGTATCCACACTGCCAGTTACGGGCGAACAGATAAGACCACATGCTCTTCTGGACGCCCTGCGAATCAACTCATCAAGACCGATTGCTCTGCATCTACGacgctccctatagtaagggagag GTGTGATGGAAAGGAGAGGTGCACGGTGATGGCATCAAGCGATATCTTCCCAGACAGATGTCCTGATACCTACAAGAACCTggacatctcctacagctgcGTTACTGAGATTATGCAATAG